The Arachis hypogaea cultivar Tifrunner chromosome 19, arahy.Tifrunner.gnm2.J5K5, whole genome shotgun sequence genome has a window encoding:
- the LOC112779848 gene encoding uncharacterized protein → MAPLLTLRLFNISSSSSSSRSSLVSFQSSLSQLVFFASLKESISPMDHRSDEQTTSDSGDPNNNHRFSDRILPHLLRLYGSCATSQDFEIYAPNASFEDPLMRAHGVKQIKSAFYTLPKVFKESKIVEYTVEENMVSPGKGEILIDNKQYYKFLGKHIDMVSLIKLYVDDGKIVRHEDWWDKKPISNRETVKVPLLGRAAEVTRRGSMLLTHLFMGFGKDPRV, encoded by the exons ATGGCGCCATTACTCACTCTTCGACTCTtcaacatttcttcttcttcttcttcttcccgctCTAGTCTCGTATCATTTCAGTCATCGCTTTCTCAACTTGTGTTCTTTGCTTCCCTCAAAGAATCAATATCACCAATGGATCATCGTAGTGATGAACAAACCACCTCAGATTCCGGTGATCCAAACAACAACCACCGTTTTTCTGATCGCATTCTCCCTCACCTTCTCCGTCT GTATGGATCTTGTGCAACATCTCAAGACTTTGAAATCTATGCTCCAAATGCTTCATTTGAGGACCCACTTATGCGAGCTCATGG GGTGAAGCAGATCAAGTCAGCATTCTATACTCTTCCCAAG GTATTTAAGGAGTCAAAGATTGTGGAATACACTGTTGAAGAAAACATGGTTTCACCAGGAAAAGGAGAG ATATTAATTGACAATAAGCAATACTATAAATTCCTGGGGAAACACATAGATATGGTATCACTGATTAAGTTGTATGTGGATGACGGTAAAATTGTTCGCCATGAGGACTG GTGGGACAAGAAGCCAATATCAAATAGAGAAACAGTGAAGGTGCCACTCCTTGGGCGAGCTGCAGAAGTGACTCGTAGGGGATCAATGCTGCTAACCCATTTATTTATGGGCTTTGGAAAGGACCCAAGAGTCTGA